A part of Leptotrichia trevisanii DSM 22070 genomic DNA contains:
- a CDS encoding AraC family transcriptional regulator, which produces MIKAFNETMKYIEDTLTDRIDERKIALLSGYSYPLFSRMFSIMVDYPLSEYVRFRKLSCAAIDLRESDEKIIEIAFKYGYESQDSFSLAFKKFHGYTPKEVRKGSAFQIFSPIRLSLSIEGGKNMDIKVMKKSAFKIAGLVERIEEGGDFPNVWDKLFKKVSPEKLENLGNRQSYGACYEIEKNENCESKFTVNYMAGYDIQNVTEANDLGLNILEVPEAEYAVVKLKGIVPNCIHEGWKYVTGTFFPEQGYRHAGTPDFEVYGEGDMYSSDYEMELWVPIVKDKN; this is translated from the coding sequence ATGATTAAGGCATTTAATGAAACGATGAAATATATCGAAGATACCTTGACTGATAGAATTGACGAGAGAAAGATTGCATTGCTTTCTGGATATTCGTATCCGCTGTTTAGCAGAATGTTCTCAATTATGGTGGATTATCCGTTAAGCGAGTATGTTCGCTTTAGAAAGTTGAGCTGTGCTGCGATAGATTTACGTGAAAGCGATGAAAAGATAATAGAAATAGCCTTTAAATACGGCTATGAATCTCAAGATTCATTTTCCTTGGCATTCAAGAAATTTCATGGATACACACCAAAGGAAGTCAGAAAAGGAAGTGCATTTCAAATTTTTTCTCCTATAAGATTATCTTTAAGTATTGAAGGAGGAAAAAATATGGACATCAAAGTTATGAAAAAATCGGCTTTTAAAATTGCAGGATTGGTGGAAAGAATTGAAGAAGGTGGTGATTTTCCTAATGTCTGGGATAAACTTTTTAAAAAAGTATCTCCAGAAAAATTAGAAAATTTAGGAAATAGACAAAGTTATGGAGCTTGCTATGAAATTGAGAAAAATGAAAATTGTGAAAGCAAGTTTACTGTAAACTATATGGCTGGATACGATATTCAAAATGTTACCGAAGCAAACGATTTGGGACTTAATATACTTGAAGTTCCAGAAGCTGAATATGCTGTAGTAAAATTGAAGGGAATTGTTCCAAATTGCATTCATGAAGGATGGAAATATGTGACAGGGACATTTTTCCCAGAACAAGGTTACAGACACGCTGGAACACCTGATTTTGAAGTTTATGGTGAAGGAGATATGTATAGTTCTGACTATGAAATGGAACTTTGGGTTCCGATAGTAAAAGATAAAAATTAA
- a CDS encoding Cof-type HAD-IIB family hydrolase, with product MNYKLIATDMDGTLLDEEHGITSENVEAIVKVQKEKGVKFVLASGRPSYAMFEYAKELQMDKYEGYVLAFNGGELIDMKTNEVIFHEGLGKKDIENVYKVSKEINVPMILYVGDTIYGTESTDGVMYETNQCKMKFQKFDSLEDLEKKGIDKTTKCMIIGTPEEVLMAEKHMNKVHGNDYFIAISKPIFLEIANKNVDKGKTLKKLGEIENIKPEEMIAVGDSANDKPLLEYVGMPVAVENAIPEIKSISKFISTSNVKHGLKTTIEEFFEF from the coding sequence ATGAATTACAAGCTAATTGCAACGGATATGGATGGGACATTGCTTGATGAGGAGCATGGGATAACAAGTGAAAACGTTGAGGCGATTGTGAAAGTTCAGAAGGAAAAGGGTGTTAAATTTGTGCTTGCAAGCGGTAGGCCTAGTTATGCGATGTTTGAATATGCAAAAGAGCTTCAAATGGATAAGTATGAAGGTTATGTCTTGGCATTTAACGGTGGAGAATTAATTGATATGAAGACAAATGAAGTAATTTTTCACGAGGGACTGGGGAAAAAGGATATAGAAAATGTTTATAAAGTTTCAAAGGAAATAAATGTTCCGATGATTTTGTACGTTGGGGATACGATTTATGGGACAGAATCGACAGATGGAGTAATGTATGAAACAAATCAATGTAAAATGAAATTCCAAAAATTTGATTCACTTGAAGATTTAGAAAAAAAAGGAATAGACAAAACTACAAAATGTATGATTATTGGAACGCCTGAAGAAGTATTAATGGCAGAAAAACATATGAATAAAGTCCACGGGAATGATTATTTTATCGCCATTTCAAAACCAATCTTCCTAGAAATTGCTAACAAAAATGTGGATAAAGGGAAAACATTGAAAAAATTAGGGGAAATTGAGAATATAAAGCCTGAAGAAATGATTGCGGTTGGTGACAGTGCGAACGATAAGCCGTTGCTGGAGTACGTGGGAATGCCTGTGGCTGTGGAAAATGCAATTCCTGAAATCAAAAGCATCTCTAAATTTATTTCAACTTCAAATGTGAAGCATGGATTGAAAACTACGATTGAGGAGTTTTTTGAATTTTAA